A genome region from Mycolicibacterium litorale includes the following:
- a CDS encoding SDR family NAD(P)-dependent oxidoreductase, with protein sequence MTGRCVDRVALVTGSSRGLGAAIATRLAAEGATVVLTARTMEPDPKYQGSLRQTRDEILAAGGSAVAVPADLSQPDEREQLFAEVCDSVGPPDILVNNAAVTFLRGLDGFPDKRVRLMVEMHLLAPLHLSQFVIPAMRERGRGWILNVTSVGGDLPPGPPFSEFDRTAGFGVYGTVKAALNRLTKSLAAELFDDGIAVNAAAPTNPVATPGAGTLDLAKTDTEDIGLIAETALLLCTGDPATMTGRIAHTQSFLREVGRLSE encoded by the coding sequence GTGACAGGACGCTGTGTGGACCGGGTGGCTCTGGTGACCGGCAGCAGCCGGGGCCTCGGCGCGGCGATCGCCACCCGACTGGCCGCCGAAGGGGCCACCGTCGTGCTGACGGCGCGCACCATGGAGCCCGACCCGAAATACCAGGGATCGCTGCGGCAGACGCGCGACGAGATACTCGCCGCGGGCGGCTCGGCGGTCGCCGTCCCCGCCGACCTGTCCCAGCCCGACGAGCGCGAGCAGCTGTTCGCGGAGGTGTGCGACTCCGTGGGTCCGCCGGACATCCTCGTCAACAACGCCGCGGTGACGTTTCTCCGGGGGCTGGACGGCTTCCCCGACAAGCGGGTCCGGCTGATGGTGGAGATGCATCTGCTCGCCCCGCTGCATCTGAGCCAGTTCGTGATCCCCGCCATGCGTGAGCGCGGCCGCGGCTGGATCCTCAACGTGACGTCGGTGGGCGGCGATCTGCCGCCCGGTCCCCCGTTCTCCGAGTTCGACCGCACCGCCGGGTTCGGCGTCTACGGCACCGTGAAGGCCGCGCTCAACCGGTTGACCAAAAGCCTTGCAGCCGAACTATTCGATGACGGTATCGCCGTCAACGCCGCAGCACCCACCAACCCCGTGGCCACGCCCGGCGCCGGCACGCTCGATCTGGCCAAGACCGACACCGAGGACATCGGCCTCATCGCTGAGACGGCGTTGCTCCTGTGCACCGGCGACCCGGCGACGATGACCGGACGGATCGCCCACACCCAGTCATTCCTTCGCGAGGTCGGCCGGCTGAGTGAGTGA
- a CDS encoding phosphotransferase family protein has protein sequence MSDLDVEALSTRLATLGISDVQPLAGGASSLTFRASQGMRPVVVKVAPPGHDPVGHRDVLRQARIIEALAATDVPVPEVLGTDRGAPPEVPPLFVMSLAEGEAFEPLFDAAAAPHDSVPDRYRSAARVMAALHRVTPAELGLTGEPIGDACAEVDRWSATLQTVDPHLVPDWGRVRDALRASAPAPVRASVVHGDFRLGNLVARGARITAVIDWEIWSVGDPRVDAGWFLVNADPATYRRPSPYVEVVPPIAELAACYTDAVGAAVPDLRWFMALACFKSAATWSLIVKHNRRRSRPRAELEEMASALPGLLRRATDLLG, from the coding sequence GTGAGTGACCTCGACGTCGAGGCCTTGAGCACGCGGTTGGCGACGCTCGGCATCTCCGACGTCCAGCCGCTCGCCGGTGGTGCGTCGAGCCTGACCTTTCGGGCGAGCCAGGGCATGCGGCCGGTCGTGGTGAAAGTGGCTCCGCCCGGCCATGATCCGGTCGGTCACCGCGACGTCCTGCGGCAGGCCCGGATCATCGAGGCGCTGGCGGCGACGGACGTGCCGGTTCCCGAGGTGCTGGGGACGGACCGCGGCGCACCACCCGAGGTGCCCCCGCTGTTCGTGATGTCACTGGCCGAGGGCGAGGCGTTCGAGCCGCTGTTCGATGCGGCTGCCGCCCCACATGACTCGGTGCCGGATAGGTACCGGAGTGCGGCGCGGGTGATGGCCGCGCTGCATCGCGTCACACCGGCCGAGCTGGGGCTGACCGGCGAGCCGATCGGGGATGCCTGCGCGGAGGTGGACCGCTGGTCGGCCACCCTGCAGACCGTCGACCCGCACCTGGTTCCCGATTGGGGTCGCGTCCGGGACGCCCTTCGAGCCTCGGCTCCCGCGCCCGTGCGGGCCAGCGTGGTGCACGGCGACTTCCGGCTCGGCAACCTCGTGGCGCGCGGGGCGCGGATCACGGCGGTGATCGACTGGGAGATCTGGTCGGTCGGCGATCCGCGGGTGGACGCCGGCTGGTTTCTCGTCAACGCCGATCCGGCCACCTACCGCAGGCCGAGCCCGTACGTCGAGGTGGTGCCGCCGATCGCCGAACTGGCCGCCTGCTACACCGACGCGGTCGGCGCCGCCGTGCCCGACCTGAGGTGGTTCATGGCGCTGGCGTGCTTCAAGTCGGCGGCCACCTGGTCGCTGATCGTCAAACACAATCGCCGAAGGTCCCGTCCCCGCGCGGAACTCGAGGAGATGGCGTCCGCACTGCCCGGCCTGCTCAGGCGGGCAACGGATCTGCTCGGGTGA